From Pogoniulus pusillus isolate bPogPus1 chromosome 17, bPogPus1.pri, whole genome shotgun sequence, the proteins below share one genomic window:
- the DENND4A gene encoding C-myc promoter-binding protein: MEDKGARVADYFVVAGLTDISKPLEEEIHFNDACHKIAKPKEPITDVTVLNKSLGEEVPQGYKCIDVTPSGLSADLNNGSLVGPQIYLCYRRGRDKPPLTDLGVLYDGKERVKQGCEIIQTTPYGRPANISGSASSQRVYITYRRASENMTQNTLAVTDICIIIPSKGETPPHTFCKVDKNLNNSMWGSAVYLCYKKSVAKTNTISYKAGLICRYPEEDYESFPLPESVPLFCLPMGATIECWPSNSKYPLPVFSTFVLTGASAEKVYGAAIQFYEVYPEETLTEKQKSQLGLAAAAEGKSDSCRTVQTNKCICLLSHWPFFDAFKKFLTFLYRYSISGPHVLPIEKHISHFMHKVPFPSPQRPRILVQLSPHDNLILSQPVSSPLPLSGGKFSTLLQNLGPENAVTLLVFAVTEHKILIHSLRPSVLTSVTEALVSMIFPFHWPCPYIPLCPLALADVLSAPCPFIVGIDSRYFDLYDPPPDVSCVDLDTNTISQTGDKKVIAWKILPKKPCKNLMNTLNNLYQQLAELQQRPREDALMELAMNDYDFTSGKKLHLLDLEIQEAFLCFMASILKGYRSYLRPITEAPSETATDASSLFELQGFLKSRDRSHQKFYTLMTKTQMFIRFIEECSFVSDKDASLAFFDDCVDKVDMDKSGETRLIELDESYKSEHTVFITPPEIPHLPNGEEHPLQYSYNGFPVLKLDLFERPEGFLKAPNNKLSSKASSPNSPSPMFRRTKQEIKSAHKIAKKYSSIPQMWSRCLLRHCYGLWFICLPAYVKVCHSKVRALRTAYDVLQKMHTKKIDPPDEVCYRVLMQLCGQYGQPVLAVRVLFEMQKAGIDPNAITYGYYNKAVLESTWPSSNRGGYFLWMKLRNVVLGIAQFKKALKKPPASTSHTATPGGLSDSGNNTSLKEEAKQGKTCLQDIQEQKEDKRESDSSSLSEVESAKGSGDCLPKLNYQNSSDAKSTSSIVRLNGTVDSTVTEPSTESSVGLLFTSSFEDTSEAEVTKNKSLRKRHKSAVEPDLREIPWESRNRNLSGDGLVGLMMNRINQEANPGEIVEKLGADAKILSSALQKSIRPKTLNIRASSLGSKRESLEKESSDEDAAFDCSFTDKTESPVIFDLEDLDAEPETPTAVKSSSEKSRRLQRKSSFPVKPVEKTDVETGFDPLSLLVAETEQQKEDEEEDDDRSISTPSARRDLAEEIVMYMNNMSSPLSSRAPSIELQKPYDDRNTTKKSPTIIQPCRRSSLPPNSPRPTSLTKSKSYQAKHEERPRDRLWSSPAYSPNSPAKEQPQDTTSALTLVSSPSFNLDTLLTPKLDVLKSSMFSAGKGVAEKASKWYSKFTMYAASSKDQNSDRASVSSLGALDSESTSLTDEDVCNDFESASPQENTTSEIKGIGLSRASLESSTSHDGSSKQFDQSGSLSKFPLPDKSELISSCSTSSTSVFQNYAMEVLISSCSRCRTCDCLVHDEEIMAGWTADDSNLNTTCPFCGNLFLPFLSIEIRDLRRPGRYFLKSSPSTENMQIPSLISNKSGKSCNASATVGLTTSLMSVQEDINSNSKSKQQDNICARSIQIPSGRRQNISGPECTSHPVARSISTFGPLEEDEKESQKISRIIPTGSLPATLQGPTDSLGLEWRLPSPDPITVPYLSPLVVWKELETLLENEGDHAITVADFVDHHPIVFWNLVWYFRRLDLPSNLPGLILSSEHCNKNSKIPRNCMSEDSKYVLIQMLWDNMKLHQDPRQPLYILWNAQTQKYPMVHLLQKDDDSFNQELLRSMVKSIKMNDVYGPMSQILERLNKWPHIKRQRSLYREILFLSLVALGRDNIDIDAFDREYKMAYDRLTANQVKNTHNCDRPPSTGVMECRKIFGEPYL, translated from the exons TGGGGTTCAGCAGTATATTTATGCTATAAAAAGTCTGTGGCAAAAACCAACACCATATCATATAAAGCTG GTTTAATATGCAGGTATCCTGAAGAAGATTATGAATCATTCCCATTACCAGAATCTGTGCCTCTCTTTTGTCTACCTATGGGTGCAACCATTGAATGTTGGCCCTCTAACAGTAAATACCCTCTCCCAGTTTTTTCTACGTTTGTACTAACTGGAGCTTCTGCAGAAAAG GTATATGGTGCTGCTATTCAGTTTTATGAAGTGTATCCTGAAGAGACTCTCACAGAGAAACAGAAATCTCAACTGGGattagcagctgctgctgagggaaaGTCAGACTCATGCAGAACAGTTCAAACAAATAAATGCATCTGTCTGCTCTCTCACTGGCCTTTCTTTGATGCTTTCAAGAAATTTCTTACCTTTCTTTACCGTTACTCCATTTCTGGTCCACATGTCCTACCCATTGAGAA ACACATTTCCCATTTCATGCATAAAGTTCCTTTTCCATCCCCTCAGAGGCCAAGAATCCTAGTTCAG CTATCTCCACACGATAACCTGATTCTTAGCCAGCCTGTGTCATCACCCCTTCCACTGAG TGGAGGCAAGTTTTCCACACTACTTCAGAATTTAGGACCTGAAAATGCAGTAACTCTACTTGTATTTGCGGTGACAGAACATAAAATTCTCATCCATTCATTGCGGCCTTCTGTCCTTACTAGTGTGACAGAGGCACTAGTCTCT ATGATATTTCCCTTCCACTGGCCTTGCCCCTATATTCCTCTTTGTCCCTTGGCACTGGCAGATGTGTTGAGTGCTCCATGCCCATTCATAGTGGGAATTGATTCAAGATACTTTGACCTGTATGACCCTCCACCAGATGTTAGCTGTGTTGATCTAGATACCAACACAATATCTCA aacTGGAGATAAGAAAGTTATTGCATGGAAGATCCTACCAAAGAAACCTTGTAAAAACCTGATGAACACTTTAAATAATTTATATCAGCAACTGGCAGAAT TGCAACAGAGACCAAGAGAAGATGCATTAATGGAATTAGCAATGAATGACTATGATTTTACTTCTGGGAAGAAACTGCATCTGCTAGATTTGGAGATCCAGGAAGCATTCCTGTGTTTCATGGCCTCAATACTAAAAGGTTACAGGTCTTATCTCAGGCCAATAACAGAGGCACCGTCTGAAACAGCCACAGATGCAAGTTCTCTCTTTGAGCTACAAG GTTTCCTCAAAAGTCGAGATCGTTCACATCAGAAGTTCTACACACTGATGACCAAAACTCAGATGTTTATTCGTTTCATTGAGGAGTGTTCTTTTGTCAGTGATAAGGATGCAAGCCTTGCATTCTTTGATGACTGCGTAGATAAA GTAGATATGGACAAAAGTGGGGAAACACGACTTATAGAGCTGGATGAGTCCTACAAGAGTGAGCATACAGTTTTCATAACACCCCCTGAGATCCCACATCTGCCAAATGGAGAAGAGCACCCTCTACAATACAG ctATAATGGATTTCCAGTATTAAAACTAGATTTGTTTGAGCGGCCTGAAGGATTTCTTAAAGCACCAAATAACAAACTGTCCTCAAAAGCCAGTAGTCCCAACAGCCCATCACCAATGTTCAGGAGAACTAAACAG GAAATTAAATCTGCCCATAAAATTGCCAAGAAGTACTCCTCCATCCCACAGATGTGGTCCAGATGTTTGTTACGTCACTGCTACGGCCTTTGGTTTATCTGCCTCCCTGCGTACGTGAAAGTGTGCCACTCAAAAGTCAGGGCTCTGAGAACTGCCTATGATGTGCTACAAAAaatgcacacaaaaaaaatagaTCCACCTGATGAG GTGTGCTACCGAGTTCTGATGCAGCTGTGTGGACAGTATGGTCAGCCTGTGCTAGCTGTCAGAGTGCTGTTTGAAATGCAGAAAGCTGGCATTGACCCTAATGCCATAACATATGGTTACTACAATAAG GCTGTTTTGGAAAGTACCTGGCCTTCCAGCAATCGAGGTGGCTATTTCCTCTGGATGAAGCTACGGAATGTTGTTTTAGGAATAGCACAGTTTAAAAAAGCATTGAAAAAGCCACCAGCAAGCACCTCGCATACAGCCACCCCTG GAGGACTTTCAGACTCTGGCAATAACACATCACTCAAAGAAGAAGCCAAGCAAGGGAAAACTTGTCTTCAAGATATACAAGAACAAAAAGAAGACAAGAGAGAGAGTGACTCCAGTTCTT TGTCTGAAGTGGAGAGTGCAAAAGGGAGTGGTGACTGCCTGCCAAAGCTGAATTATCAGAACTCAAGTGATGCCAAATCCACTTCTAGCATAGTGCGGCTCAATGGTACCGTTGACAGCACCGTAACAGAACCTAGCACAG AGAGTTCTGTAGGATTGCTGTTTACCTCATCTTTTGAGGATACCAGTGAAGCAGAAGTTACAAAAAATAAATCCTTAAGGAAGAGACATAAAAGTGCAGTAGAACCTGACTTAAGGGAGATACCATGGGAAAGCAGAAACCGTAACCTGAGTGGAGATGGCTTAGTGGGGCTCATGATGAATAGAATAAATCAGGAAGCAAACCCTGGAGAAATTGTTGAAAAACTAGGAGCTGATGCCAAAATCCTATCTAGTGCATTACAGAAAAGCATAAGGCCAAAAACTCTTAacatcagagcctcctctttagGATCGAAGAGAGAAAGCCTGGAGAAAGAATCTAGTGATGAAGATGCAGCTTTTGATTGCAGTTTTACAGATAAAACAGAGTCTCCTGTTATCTTTGATCTGGAAGACTTGGATGCAGAACCTGAAACACCTACAGCAGTGAAATCTTCCAGTGAAAAATCTAGAAGGCTGCAAAgaaagagcagctttccagtaaaGCCAGTTGAAAAGACAGATGTTGAAACCGGATTTGATCCACTGTCTCTGCTGGTTGCTGAGACAGAACAACagaaagaggatgaggaggaggatgatgacAGAAGTATTTCTACTCCATCTGCAAGGCGAGACTTAGCAGAAGAAATAGTTATGTACATGAACAATATGAGCAGCCCTTTGTCAAGTCGTGCTCCAAGCATTGAGTTGCAAAAGCCCTATGATGACAGAAATACTACTAAAAAGAGCCCAACAATAATTCAGCCTTGTAGGAGGTCCAGCCTTCCCCCAAACTCCCCAAGGCCAACCAGTCTCACTAAATCCAAGAGTTACCAGGCTAAGCATGAAGAAAGGCCAAGAGACAGGCTTTGGTCCTCGCCAGCTTATTCCCCAAACAGTCCAGCAAAAGAGCAGCCACAGGATACAACTAGTGCATTAACACTTGTGTCTTCACCATCATTCAACCTGGACACACTGTTAACACCTAAACTTGATGTTCTGAAAAGCAGCATGTTTTCTGCTGGAAAAGGGGTTGCAGAGAAAGCTAGCAAGTGGTACTCAAAATTTACAATGTATGCAGCGTCTTCAAAG gatcAAAATTCAGATCGTGCAAGTGTTTCATCACTGGGAGCTCTGGACTCAGAATCTACTTCTCTAACTGATGAAGATGTCTGCAATGATTTTGAAAGTGCTTCTCCTCAGGAGAATACCACATCAGAAATTAAGGGAattggcctcagcagggcaagcCTAGAAAGCTCAACTTCCCATGATGGCTCATCTAAACAATTTGACCAGTCTG GTTCTCTTTCAAAGTTCCCTCTACCTGACAAGTCAGAGTTGATATCCTCTTGCAGTACAAGTAGTACCAGTGTGTTTCAGAACTACGCCATGGAG GTCCTCATCTCAAGCTGCTCACGGTGCCGAACGTGCGACTGTTTGGTTCATGATGAAGAAATCATGGCAGGCTGGACAGCAGATGACTCCAATCTCAATACCACTTGTCCTTTCTGTGGCAATTTATTTCTGCCCTTTTTAAGCATAGAAATCAGAGACCTTCGGCGGCCTGGACG TTATTTTCTGAAGTCCAGCCCTTCCACAGAAAACATGCAGATCCCATCGCTTATTTCAAATAAGAGCGGCAAGTCCTGTAATGCTTCAGCTACTGTTGGCCTTACTACATCCCTGATGTCTGTTCAGGAGGATATAAATTCAAACAG TAAATCTAAGCAGCAGGATAATATTTGTGCCAGAAGTATCCAAATCCCCTCGGGAAGAAGACAGAATATCTCTGGGCCAGAATGTACAAGTCACCCTGTAGCAAGGAGTATCAGCACTTTTGGTCCATTGGAAGAAGATGAGAAAGAAAGCCAGAAGATCAGCCGTATCATTCCTACTGGTAGCCTGCCTGCCACATTGCAAGGACCAACA GATTCCTTGGGTCTAGAATGGCGCTTACCTAGTCCTGATCCTATAACAGTTCCATATCTCAGTCCTCTAGTGGTATGGAAAGAGCTTGAGACCTTACTTGAAAACGAAGGGGATCATGCAATAACAGTGGCAGACTTTGTAGATCATCATCCCATTGTGTTCTGGAATTTGGTGTGGTATTTCAGGCGCTTGGACCTGCCCAGCAACTTACCGGGATTAATACTGTCTTCTGAGCACTGTAATAAAAACTCCAAG ATTCCACGGAATTGTATGTCAGAGGACAGTAAATATGTTCTTATTCAGATGCTGTGGGATAATATGAAACTGCATCAAGATCCAAGGCAGCCTCTGTATATTTTGTGGAACGCTCAGA CCCAGAAGTACCCAATGGTCCATTTATTACAAAAAGATGATGACTCTTTCAACCAGGAGCTCTTGAGAAGTATGGTAAAAAGCATTAAGATGAATGATGTGTATGGACCAATGAGTCAGATATTGGAGAGGTTGAACAAATGGCCACATATTAAAAGACAGAG GAGCCTTTACAGAGAAATACTGTTTCTTTCACTTGTTGCCCTTGGGAGAGATAACATTGATATAG ATGCTTTTGACCGAGAGTACAAAATGGCCTATGATCGTCTCACAGCTAATCAAGTGAAGAACACTCACAATTGTGACAGACCACCAAGTACTGGAGTGATGGAGTGCAGAAAGATTTTTGGAGAACCATATCTTTAA